From Nitratidesulfovibrio vulgaris str. Hildenborough, a single genomic window includes:
- a CDS encoding UDP-N-acetylmuramoyl-tripeptide--D-alanyl-D-alanine ligase yields MQLTPNEMRESLGAGAILGAQGDATFAAVRSDSRKVAPGDLFVCIRGERFDGHDFAADVVRQGARVLIAERDPFNGECPSADVTIMVVDDSVKALGRLANLHRMRSKARVVGVTGTAGKTTVKELLAQVLGVRGDTARNPLNLNNQIGLPLSMLEATGNESFWVMEAGISQPQDMDELGAVLRPDIGLVLNVGQGHVAGLGDRGVAYYKSRLLAHLAEGGTGLVCADYDDLVREARSVCRRLQFFSASGRGVGYRAAYDGPVADAAGSDGGVRGRYRVWLDGSVHEVVAPFRGAFGAENVAAVAAAAHLCGLSGEEIAAGLAEAVLPRQRFACATVGGFVCIDDTYNANPLSSARMVEAVTEMAAGGPLVFVLGEMLELGEEAADAHERLGRQLATTGARAVFWKGGNAEAVAMGLRLGGYGGLFCAVDDTASFVDRFASLGLASAHVLFKGSRGNRLEVLRAAFGDAFATAEVHDAL; encoded by the coding sequence GTGCAACTGACACCGAACGAAATGCGCGAGTCCCTCGGGGCAGGGGCGATACTCGGCGCGCAGGGCGACGCGACCTTCGCCGCCGTGCGTTCCGACAGCCGCAAGGTCGCGCCGGGCGACCTCTTCGTCTGCATCAGGGGTGAGCGTTTCGACGGACATGATTTTGCCGCCGATGTGGTGCGGCAGGGCGCACGCGTCCTCATCGCTGAACGCGACCCGTTCAACGGGGAGTGCCCATCCGCCGACGTGACCATTATGGTCGTCGACGACAGCGTGAAGGCCCTCGGCAGACTCGCCAACCTGCATCGCATGCGGTCGAAGGCCCGCGTCGTGGGCGTCACAGGCACGGCAGGCAAGACCACCGTGAAGGAACTTCTGGCGCAGGTGCTTGGCGTGCGGGGTGATACGGCACGCAATCCGCTCAATCTCAACAACCAGATAGGGCTGCCTCTCTCCATGCTCGAAGCCACAGGCAACGAGTCTTTCTGGGTCATGGAGGCGGGCATCAGCCAGCCGCAGGACATGGACGAACTCGGTGCCGTGCTGCGGCCCGACATCGGGCTGGTGCTCAATGTCGGGCAGGGGCATGTGGCCGGTCTGGGCGACCGGGGCGTGGCCTACTACAAGTCGCGGCTGCTGGCTCATCTGGCCGAAGGCGGTACGGGGCTTGTCTGCGCCGATTATGACGACCTCGTGCGCGAGGCGCGTAGCGTGTGCCGCAGGTTGCAGTTCTTTTCCGCATCGGGTCGTGGGGTGGGCTACCGGGCGGCCTATGACGGGCCTGTTGCCGACGCCGCAGGGAGCGACGGCGGCGTGCGCGGGCGTTACCGTGTATGGCTCGACGGTTCGGTCCATGAGGTCGTCGCGCCCTTCCGTGGGGCGTTCGGTGCCGAGAACGTTGCAGCCGTGGCCGCCGCCGCGCATCTGTGCGGGCTTTCCGGCGAGGAGATTGCCGCGGGGCTGGCAGAGGCCGTGCTGCCGCGCCAACGTTTCGCCTGCGCGACGGTGGGCGGCTTCGTCTGCATCGACGACACCTACAACGCCAATCCGCTCTCATCGGCCCGCATGGTCGAGGCTGTCACGGAGATGGCTGCTGGCGGGCCACTGGTCTTCGTACTTGGCGAGATGCTCGAACTCGGTGAAGAGGCCGCCGACGCGCATGAGCGTCTCGGCAGGCAATTGGCCACCACCGGGGCGCGGGCCGTCTTCTGGAAGGGCGGCAACGCCGAAGCCGTAGCCATGGGCTTGCGTCTTGGCGGGTATGGCGGGCTCTTCTGCGCAGTCGATGACACCGCCAGCTTCGTCGACCGTTTCGCGTCGCTGGGCCTTGCATCGGCCCATGTGCTTTTCAAGGGTTCACGCGGGAACAGGCTCGAAGTCCTGCGCGCCGCCTTCGGTGACGCCTTCGCCACCGCAGAGGTTCACGATGCTCTATAA
- a CDS encoding UDP-N-acetylmuramoyl-L-alanyl-D-glutamate--2,6-diaminopimelate ligase, producing the protein MKPEQVTFDTLLGRVAATLPQIRTDSRRVGPGDVFVAVPGVAVDGAAFITQAVAQGATMVVCRADGLQHLPEAAFAVAVHDDPRAALGALGQARYGTASLPFPVVGVTGTNGKTTITYLLEHLFASAGRRCGVLGTVSYRWPGHVEAAPLTTPDCLQLHEMLGQMAGAGVDVAFMEVSSHALDQERVAGIRFAGAVLTNLTQDHLDYHGDMETYFNAKARLFRELPEVGKHCAVNADDPWGRRLLADLPGAVGFALTGAPVSGTRHLHGEMLRCSTAGVHLRMHFEGRTWEVDSPLVGAHNASNLLAVQAVGLGLGLSPADFVHLENFTGVPGRLERITNDRGLDVFVDYAHTPDALVNVLRALRDVGFTRIVTVFGCGGNRDRTKRPLMGAAVAAHADVAVLTSDNPRHEDPLAIMEDVKPGLAGAREVVAEADRRKAIALALEMLRPGDALLVAGKGHEDYQQVGDRKLPFSDQQTIREILGCN; encoded by the coding sequence ATGAAACCTGAACAAGTGACGTTCGATACCCTTCTCGGGCGCGTTGCCGCGACCCTCCCACAGATACGGACCGATTCGCGCAGAGTCGGTCCGGGCGACGTTTTCGTGGCCGTTCCCGGCGTCGCCGTGGACGGGGCCGCCTTCATCACGCAGGCGGTGGCGCAGGGGGCGACCATGGTCGTGTGCCGTGCAGACGGCCTGCAACACCTGCCGGAAGCCGCCTTTGCCGTGGCTGTGCATGACGACCCCCGCGCCGCGCTCGGTGCGCTCGGGCAGGCGCGTTACGGCACGGCATCGTTGCCCTTTCCCGTTGTCGGCGTGACAGGTACGAACGGCAAGACGACGATAACCTACCTGCTCGAACATCTTTTCGCCTCGGCAGGCCGCCGGTGCGGCGTGCTCGGAACGGTAAGTTACCGGTGGCCCGGGCATGTCGAGGCCGCCCCGCTGACCACTCCAGACTGTCTGCAACTACACGAGATGCTTGGCCAGATGGCGGGTGCGGGTGTGGATGTCGCCTTCATGGAAGTGTCGTCGCACGCGCTTGATCAGGAGCGGGTCGCGGGCATACGTTTCGCCGGGGCGGTGCTCACCAACCTCACGCAAGACCACCTCGACTACCATGGCGACATGGAGACCTACTTCAACGCCAAGGCACGCCTTTTCAGGGAGTTGCCGGAAGTCGGCAAGCATTGTGCCGTCAATGCCGACGACCCCTGGGGGCGGCGTCTGCTCGCCGACCTGCCGGGTGCAGTCGGTTTCGCCCTCACCGGTGCGCCCGTGTCCGGAACGAGGCACCTGCATGGTGAGATGCTGCGCTGCTCGACTGCGGGCGTTCACCTGCGCATGCACTTCGAGGGCCGCACGTGGGAGGTCGACTCTCCGCTCGTGGGCGCACACAACGCCTCGAACCTGCTGGCCGTTCAGGCCGTGGGTCTCGGGCTTGGCCTCTCGCCCGCCGATTTTGTTCATCTTGAAAATTTCACCGGAGTTCCCGGCAGGTTGGAGCGTATCACCAACGACCGGGGGCTTGACGTTTTCGTCGATTACGCCCATACGCCGGACGCCCTCGTCAACGTGCTGCGCGCGTTGCGCGATGTGGGCTTCACGCGCATCGTCACGGTCTTCGGCTGCGGCGGCAACCGCGACCGCACCAAACGCCCCCTCATGGGCGCTGCCGTGGCCGCACATGCCGACGTGGCCGTCCTCACGTCCGACAACCCCCGCCATGAAGACCCGCTCGCCATCATGGAAGACGTGAAGCCCGGCCTTGCCGGGGCGCGTGAGGTCGTGGCGGAGGCCGACAGGCGCAAGGCCATCGCCCTTGCGTTGGAGATGCTGCGTCCCGGAGACGCGCTTCTCGTGGCAGGCAAGGGGCATGAGGACTATCAGCAGGTGGGCGACCGCAAGCTGCCTTTCAGCGACCAACAGACCATCCGGGAGATTCTTGGGTGCAACTGA
- a CDS encoding penicillin-binding transpeptidase domain-containing protein yields MLRAKTPRKTRNTRQKTSRMGGGLSSRLGNVDWGRLRIKAVAGLFGVIWCLLWMRAWHVQVIEGDRLAGMARRQHVAAELVTGQRGSILDRNGQVLARSVEMRSVYVHPLEVQDVDNTAAVLSRCLDLPLPQVRAALSERRRFAWLARKVDDRKANLVREAKLSGVGLTTEYERIYPFRQMAGQLLGFVGLDDKGLEGVERAMDDSLAGTSTRMVMERDAAGRRFYLPGSSDNDIRGGDVRLTIDMQVQFFAEEALADAVDTYEAKWGGALVVDVQSGDILAWAQYPFFNPNAYREYTPARWRNRLASDALEPGSTFKPFLVAAGLQEGVITPDTLFYCEKGKWKTRTINIRDTHSYDWLPVNKIMRYSSNIGCAKIGLELGTRRYHDYLVKLGFGERTGVPVAESKGILRKPRDWSEADLITASFGQSVSVTALQMAQGYLTLANDGVLKKLRLFIPENGAQQQDVVPSPSPVGPGVAVAAEPRRIFSHKVARQVMDMLRDVVEEDGTGTRARIAGITIGGKTGTAQKADSSGSYGKGRLASFVGLVPIDRPRYLIFVMVDEPTRSPYGGVVAAPVFKHVALRTMAYHGLLPEPVDTDDLKVAEVQKKGAPQDIRQEVRREISERVIETADNVPDVVGKPVRRAVEMFATKGRVPVLKGTGQTVVKQSPEPGAAWQDDKEYILWLSERS; encoded by the coding sequence ATGCTGAGGGCCAAGACACCACGCAAGACGCGCAACACGCGCCAGAAGACCTCCCGCATGGGCGGGGGGCTTTCGTCGCGCCTTGGCAATGTGGATTGGGGCAGGCTGCGCATCAAGGCAGTGGCCGGGCTGTTCGGTGTCATCTGGTGTCTGCTGTGGATGCGCGCATGGCACGTGCAGGTCATCGAAGGTGACAGGCTTGCGGGCATGGCCCGGCGGCAGCATGTGGCTGCCGAACTCGTGACGGGCCAGCGCGGTTCCATCCTCGACCGCAACGGCCAGGTGCTGGCACGTAGCGTCGAGATGCGCTCGGTCTATGTGCATCCTCTCGAAGTGCAGGATGTGGACAACACGGCCGCTGTTCTGTCGCGGTGCCTCGACCTGCCCTTGCCGCAGGTGCGTGCGGCCCTCTCGGAACGTCGGCGTTTCGCATGGCTTGCCCGCAAGGTGGACGACCGCAAGGCCAACCTCGTGCGCGAGGCGAAGCTTTCCGGGGTGGGCCTGACCACGGAATACGAACGCATCTACCCCTTCCGCCAGATGGCCGGACAGCTGCTCGGCTTCGTCGGTCTCGACGACAAGGGGCTGGAGGGCGTCGAACGCGCCATGGACGATTCGCTGGCGGGAACATCCACCCGCATGGTCATGGAACGGGATGCCGCAGGCAGACGCTTCTACCTTCCCGGTTCTTCGGACAACGACATCCGCGGTGGCGATGTGCGCCTGACCATTGACATGCAGGTGCAGTTCTTCGCCGAAGAGGCCCTTGCCGACGCCGTCGACACCTACGAGGCCAAATGGGGTGGCGCACTGGTGGTCGACGTGCAGAGTGGCGACATCCTCGCGTGGGCACAGTACCCCTTCTTCAATCCCAACGCCTACAGGGAATACACGCCGGCCCGCTGGCGCAACCGTCTTGCGAGCGATGCGCTCGAACCCGGTTCCACATTCAAGCCCTTCCTCGTCGCCGCAGGACTTCAGGAGGGCGTCATCACGCCCGACACGCTCTTCTACTGCGAGAAGGGCAAGTGGAAGACGCGCACCATCAACATCCGCGACACCCACAGCTACGACTGGCTGCCCGTCAACAAGATCATGCGCTACTCCAGCAACATCGGGTGCGCGAAGATCGGTCTGGAACTGGGAACGCGTCGTTACCACGACTATCTTGTCAAGCTCGGCTTCGGCGAACGTACCGGCGTGCCCGTGGCAGAGAGCAAGGGCATTCTGCGCAAACCCCGTGACTGGAGCGAAGCCGACCTCATCACCGCCTCGTTCGGGCAGAGTGTTTCGGTCACCGCGTTGCAGATGGCACAGGGGTACCTCACCCTTGCCAATGATGGCGTGCTGAAGAAGTTGCGTCTCTTCATCCCTGAAAACGGTGCACAGCAGCAGGACGTCGTGCCGTCCCCGTCGCCCGTGGGCCCCGGCGTGGCCGTGGCCGCAGAACCGCGCCGCATCTTCTCGCACAAGGTCGCCCGGCAGGTGATGGACATGCTTCGCGACGTTGTCGAGGAGGACGGCACCGGAACGCGTGCGCGCATCGCTGGCATCACCATCGGCGGCAAGACGGGTACGGCGCAGAAGGCCGACAGTTCGGGGTCTTACGGCAAGGGGCGTCTTGCCTCGTTCGTGGGCCTCGTACCCATCGACCGCCCGCGCTACCTCATCTTCGTCATGGTCGACGAACCCACGCGCAGCCCCTACGGCGGTGTAGTTGCGGCCCCGGTGTTCAAGCATGTGGCCCTGCGTACAATGGCCTACCACGGCCTGCTGCCGGAACCGGTCGACACCGACGACCTCAAGGTCGCCGAGGTGCAGAAGAAGGGTGCGCCGCAGGATATCCGTCAGGAAGTCAGGCGCGAGATCTCGGAGCGTGTCATCGAGACCGCCGACAACGTGCCGGATGTGGTGGGCAAGCCCGTGCGCCGTGCCGTGGAGATGTTCGCCACGAAGGGCAGGGTGCCCGTCCTCAAGGGAACGGGACAGACGGTGGTCAAGCAGTCGCCCGAGCCGGGAGCCGCATGGCAGGACGACAAGGAATACATACTGTGGCTTTCGGAGCGATCATGA
- the rsmH gene encoding 16S rRNA (cytosine(1402)-N(4))-methyltransferase RsmH, with amino-acid sequence MSEHPENMTAPEWAAHIPVLLEEVLEYLAPRKGGRYLDGTLGLAGHASAVLERAGEGTELCGLDRDPEALRRATARLAPFAGQTHLYHLRYSEFEEALDDLGWPTVDGALIDIGVSSMQIDLAERGFSFHADGPLDMRMDPDAHESAWRLVNRERHEVLRDIIARYGEEPMAGRIARAIVDARNTGSIDTTLQLAAIVERAYPAKWRATARNHPATRTFQALRMAVNDELGELERFLDAILARLAPGGRLVVISFHSLEDRIVKHRMRHWAEGCRCPRHVPRCVCGHSPEVRILTKRPVTATDGELARNPRASSAKLRAAEKV; translated from the coding sequence ATGAGCGAGCATCCTGAGAACATGACGGCGCCCGAGTGGGCTGCCCATATCCCCGTGCTGCTGGAAGAGGTGCTTGAGTATCTCGCCCCGCGCAAGGGCGGGCGGTACCTCGACGGGACGCTGGGGCTGGCGGGGCACGCCAGTGCGGTGCTCGAACGGGCGGGTGAGGGAACTGAACTGTGCGGCCTCGACCGCGACCCCGAGGCCCTGCGTCGCGCCACGGCGCGCCTTGCGCCTTTCGCCGGGCAGACCCATCTGTACCACCTGCGTTACAGCGAGTTCGAAGAGGCTCTCGACGACCTCGGCTGGCCCACTGTGGACGGTGCACTCATCGACATCGGCGTCTCATCCATGCAGATAGACCTCGCCGAACGCGGTTTCAGCTTCCATGCCGACGGGCCGCTCGACATGCGTATGGACCCCGACGCCCACGAATCGGCGTGGCGCCTCGTGAACCGTGAACGTCACGAAGTGCTCAGGGACATCATCGCCCGCTACGGCGAAGAGCCCATGGCGGGGCGCATCGCCCGTGCCATCGTCGACGCCCGCAATACCGGTTCCATCGACACCACGCTGCAACTTGCCGCCATCGTCGAGCGCGCCTATCCCGCCAAGTGGCGGGCCACGGCCCGCAACCATCCGGCCACGCGCACCTTCCAGGCGTTGCGTATGGCCGTCAACGACGAACTGGGCGAACTTGAGAGATTCCTCGATGCCATCCTCGCCCGACTCGCCCCCGGCGGTCGGCTTGTGGTCATAAGCTTTCATTCGCTGGAAGACCGCATCGTCAAACATCGTATGCGCCACTGGGCGGAAGGGTGCCGCTGCCCCCGGCATGTGCCCCGTTGTGTCTGCGGGCATAGCCCCGAGGTGCGGATACTCACGAAGAGACCGGTCACGGCGACCGATGGTGAACTGGCCCGCAATCCGCGCGCCTCGAGCGCCAAACTGCGTGCGGCGGAGAAGGTATAA
- the mraZ gene encoding division/cell wall cluster transcriptional repressor MraZ, with translation MLFRGRSHRSLDPKGRLMLPPEFRDILLSRSEEGKLVLTSFDGCVVGYPYPDWVEFEDKFNRLKNPSRKMRDFRRLVIGGAEEMTADPQGRVRVSRSHMDYAGLTKDVVLVGQGSRFEIWDQSKFDAIVAQDFDDVTEELAESGIDFCF, from the coding sequence ATGCTGTTTCGCGGACGCTCTCATCGCAGTCTCGACCCCAAAGGTCGGCTGATGCTGCCCCCCGAGTTCAGGGATATTCTGCTATCTCGCTCGGAGGAAGGCAAGCTCGTGCTGACGAGTTTCGATGGTTGCGTCGTGGGCTACCCGTATCCGGACTGGGTCGAGTTCGAAGACAAGTTCAACCGCCTGAAGAACCCCTCGCGCAAGATGCGCGACTTTCGCAGGCTGGTCATCGGTGGCGCGGAGGAGATGACGGCAGACCCGCAGGGGCGGGTGCGCGTCTCGCGCTCGCACATGGACTATGCCGGACTTACCAAGGATGTGGTGCTGGTCGGGCAGGGAAGCCGTTTCGAGATATGGGACCAGTCGAAGTTCGACGCCATCGTGGCGCAGGACTTCGATGACGTCACTGAAGAACTGGCCGAAAGCGGCATAGATTTCTGCTTCTGA
- the pyk gene encoding pyruvate kinase, whose product MRTKIIATIGPASRSHEVLSRLVNAGVGIFRLNFSHGDASMFVELIGLLRELERESGRPLTILQDLSGPKIRIGEIAKGALSVSKGDRLLLGPAPAPADNRPFIPFDHPAVLAEFEIGDRVVLSDGGLQFRVVDKGPNGTFELEANNNGMITSRKGLALPGKSVKLAALTAKDRKDLADGLALGVDAVALSYVQTPDDIRDAKEIIRAAGRNIPVIAKLERQNAVDRLDEILAETDIVMVARGDLGVECPLPELPAMQKRIIRACNRAAKPVIVATQMLLSMVNSPSPTRAETTDVANAVLDGADCVMLSEETAMGSFPVETVNFMKEIAMKAEELHFELQRLREPDVGRGSADFLAYSACLLAEKANADAIVSHSLSGSSARLISSRRPQQPVYAITPDPAAQRWLNFSWGVFPEGGDEGISGHLERAEAFIERCPDIPDGADVVITAGQPKPGDTPRGTNLVKIYRK is encoded by the coding sequence ATGCGCACAAAGATTATCGCCACCATCGGCCCCGCCTCCCGTTCGCACGAAGTCCTTTCACGCCTCGTCAATGCAGGCGTGGGCATCTTCCGCCTCAACTTCTCGCATGGCGACGCATCCATGTTCGTGGAGCTCATCGGGCTTCTGCGCGAACTGGAGCGTGAGAGCGGGCGCCCGCTCACCATCCTGCAAGACCTTTCGGGCCCGAAGATACGGATAGGCGAAATCGCCAAGGGCGCGCTCTCCGTCTCCAAGGGTGACAGGCTCCTGCTGGGGCCCGCCCCTGCCCCCGCCGACAACCGCCCCTTCATTCCCTTCGACCATCCCGCCGTACTCGCCGAGTTCGAGATCGGCGACAGGGTGGTGCTCTCCGACGGCGGGCTGCAGTTCCGTGTCGTGGACAAGGGGCCGAACGGCACCTTCGAGCTCGAGGCCAACAACAACGGCATGATCACCTCGCGCAAGGGCCTCGCCCTGCCGGGCAAGTCGGTCAAGCTCGCCGCGCTCACGGCCAAGGACCGCAAAGACCTTGCCGACGGCCTCGCCCTCGGGGTCGACGCCGTGGCGCTCTCCTACGTGCAGACCCCCGACGACATCCGCGACGCCAAGGAGATCATCCGCGCAGCGGGCCGCAACATCCCCGTCATCGCCAAGCTTGAAAGGCAGAACGCCGTGGACAGGCTCGACGAGATACTCGCCGAGACCGACATCGTCATGGTCGCCCGCGGCGACCTCGGCGTGGAGTGCCCGCTGCCCGAACTGCCCGCCATGCAGAAGCGCATCATCCGAGCCTGCAACCGTGCGGCAAAGCCCGTCATCGTGGCGACGCAGATGCTCCTCTCCATGGTCAACAGCCCCTCGCCCACACGCGCCGAGACCACAGACGTGGCCAACGCAGTGCTGGACGGTGCCGACTGCGTGATGCTCTCCGAAGAGACGGCCATGGGCAGCTTCCCGGTGGAGACCGTCAATTTCATGAAGGAAATCGCCATGAAGGCCGAAGAGCTGCACTTCGAATTGCAGCGTCTTCGTGAGCCTGACGTGGGACGCGGTTCGGCCGACTTCCTCGCCTACTCCGCCTGCCTGCTGGCTGAGAAGGCCAACGCCGATGCCATCGTCTCGCACAGCCTGAGCGGCAGTTCGGCGCGGCTCATCTCCTCGCGCAGGCCGCAGCAGCCGGTCTATGCCATCACGCCTGACCCGGCAGCCCAGCGCTGGCTCAACTTCTCGTGGGGCGTGTTCCCCGAGGGGGGCGACGAAGGCATAAGCGGACACCTTGAGCGTGCAGAGGCGTTCATCGAACGCTGCCCGGACATCCCCGATGGGGCCGACGTGGTCATCACCGCCGGACAGCCGAAGCCGGGCGACACCCCGCGCGGCACCAATCTGGTCAAGATTTACAGGAAATAG
- a CDS encoding HD-GYP domain-containing protein, with product MCAVKSPIPDNISEEYYQISAAILSSFPKYRPPVDLFRFRDDIAQLTPYSRKGQRLSNEQVEEVARLCDEGDLFVSRTDHPIYSQHIVKQLDLILVDRNLKESEVADICLRALALRFSDFADQPVRPVFETLYKDMMVFTEYLWQDRHRIKLFMRRLFREHTLAQHSLNTLAVGLWLFINSMGDGLKRRDLDRAALGFLLHDLGMARIPAFILSKTTPLKPEERDKIPLHPLSGIKTMHKLGLAFDEMRQAVLEHHERLDGSGYPQKLKGEQVSRIGRIAAVADSFSAMIAQRPHAPAKEPLVAAQELAADRNRYDTRYTSQLLTAFMTGAFSREGAATTALVLEAQPTRS from the coding sequence ATGTGCGCGGTCAAAAGCCCCATCCCGGACAACATCTCCGAAGAGTACTACCAGATAAGCGCGGCGATTCTCTCGAGCTTTCCCAAGTATCGACCGCCTGTCGACCTCTTCCGTTTCCGGGACGACATCGCGCAACTCACGCCTTACAGCCGCAAGGGGCAGCGGCTTTCCAACGAACAGGTCGAAGAGGTCGCCCGCCTGTGTGACGAGGGCGACCTCTTCGTATCACGCACAGACCACCCCATCTATTCGCAGCACATCGTCAAGCAACTCGACCTCATCCTCGTCGACAGGAATCTCAAGGAAAGCGAGGTGGCTGACATCTGCCTGCGCGCCCTGGCACTCCGCTTCAGCGACTTCGCCGACCAGCCCGTGCGCCCCGTGTTCGAGACCCTCTACAAGGACATGATGGTCTTCACCGAGTATCTCTGGCAGGACAGGCACCGCATCAAGCTCTTCATGCGGCGCCTCTTCCGCGAACACACACTGGCACAGCACTCGCTCAACACCCTTGCCGTGGGCCTCTGGCTTTTCATCAACTCCATGGGTGACGGGCTCAAACGACGCGACCTCGACAGGGCCGCACTGGGCTTTTTGCTGCACGACCTCGGCATGGCGCGCATCCCCGCCTTCATCCTCTCCAAGACGACCCCGCTCAAGCCCGAAGAGCGCGACAAGATTCCCCTGCACCCCCTTTCGGGCATCAAGACGATGCACAAGCTGGGCCTTGCCTTCGACGAGATGCGACAAGCCGTACTCGAACATCATGAGCGGCTCGACGGTTCAGGCTACCCGCAGAAGCTCAAGGGCGAGCAGGTAAGCCGCATCGGCCGCATCGCCGCCGTCGCCGACTCGTTCAGCGCCATGATCGCCCAACGGCCCCACGCCCCCGCCAAGGAGCCCCTTGTCGCCGCACAGGAACTGGCAGCCGACCGCAACCGGTACGACACGCGCTACACAAGCCAGCTTCTGACCGCCTTCATGACCGGGGCGTTCTCCCGCGAAGGCGCGGCGACCACCGCCCTCGTCCTCGAAGCGCAGCCCACCCGCTCCTAG
- a CDS encoding CBS domain-containing protein, whose amino-acid sequence MLLRKRAWDIVREDYPRLREDDSLAEAMRKLNACVSDGSGSLCALVMDDEGHLKGALSIWDTMRFMEDNLLRTGSLRGIEEDGFDRIFRNACKVAGSSVVADLMDRDMTVVGPDEPILLVLESFVKKGRSYAVVVEAGKVIGTIMISDVFREISGEIICRS is encoded by the coding sequence ATGCTGCTCAGAAAGCGCGCTTGGGACATCGTGCGGGAGGACTATCCCCGCCTTCGTGAGGACGATTCGCTGGCCGAGGCCATGCGAAAGCTCAATGCATGCGTTTCCGACGGGTCCGGTAGCCTGTGCGCCCTCGTCATGGATGACGAGGGGCACCTCAAGGGAGCGCTCTCCATTTGGGACACCATGCGCTTCATGGAGGACAACCTGCTGCGTACCGGGTCGTTGCGCGGCATCGAGGAGGACGGGTTCGACCGCATCTTCCGCAATGCCTGCAAGGTGGCGGGGTCGTCGGTCGTCGCCGACCTCATGGACCGGGACATGACCGTGGTCGGCCCCGATGAACCGATTCTGCTCGTCCTGGAGAGCTTCGTGAAGAAGGGACGCAGCTATGCCGTGGTGGTCGAAGCCGGAAAGGTCATCGGCACCATCATGATCAGCGACGTGTTCCGCGAAATCAGCGGCGAGATCATCTGTCGCAGCTAG
- a CDS encoding HD domain-containing protein yields MSGIRKSLLQFVFSGSYMKRWNDKLRPVELIEVDKQGHKMIVAWLLLQLNGAHLPEEERLALGEAVVEGGIFDYFYRLVITDIKPPVFYRIRENEEHYRQLTQWVLEELERIVSPLDAGLWERLVAYFERRDHDTLADRILNAAHLYASGWEFNVIKPFNAFDDEMGDIDGSFQRRLGELTDVRGVVELIGGTSNAVGRFANLCGQLRFQKRWSQTPRIPETSVLGHMFIVACYGYFFSVVLGACKARRQNDFFTGLFHDLPELLTRDIISPVKRSVERLPELIREYEEQELDRRVFRPLTEAGHGALADRIGYFLGIETGSEFDETIRDGGKVVKVDLDALQGWANRDAFDPKDGRVLKVCDTMAAFIEAHTSIRNGITSPHLQEAQARLRAEHRKVVLGPLHVGALFADFD; encoded by the coding sequence ATGTCCGGTATACGTAAGAGTCTTCTCCAGTTCGTCTTTTCCGGTTCGTACATGAAAAGGTGGAACGACAAGCTGCGGCCCGTCGAACTTATCGAGGTGGACAAGCAGGGCCACAAGATGATCGTGGCATGGCTTCTCCTGCAACTGAACGGTGCCCACCTCCCCGAGGAGGAACGTCTCGCCCTTGGCGAGGCTGTGGTCGAGGGCGGTATTTTCGACTATTTCTACCGTCTTGTCATCACCGACATCAAACCACCGGTATTCTACCGCATCCGTGAGAATGAAGAGCACTACCGCCAGCTGACGCAGTGGGTGCTTGAAGAACTCGAGCGCATCGTCAGCCCGCTTGACGCAGGCTTGTGGGAGCGTCTTGTCGCCTACTTCGAACGCCGCGACCACGATACGCTGGCGGACAGGATTCTCAACGCCGCGCATCTCTACGCCTCGGGTTGGGAGTTCAACGTCATCAAGCCGTTCAATGCGTTCGATGACGAGATGGGCGACATCGACGGCTCATTCCAGCGGCGTCTTGGCGAGTTGACCGACGTGCGCGGTGTCGTCGAACTCATCGGCGGCACGAGCAATGCCGTGGGGCGGTTCGCCAACCTTTGCGGGCAACTGCGCTTTCAGAAGCGCTGGTCGCAGACGCCGCGCATTCCCGAGACATCCGTGCTGGGGCACATGTTCATCGTGGCGTGCTACGGCTATTTCTTCAGCGTCGTGCTGGGGGCATGCAAGGCGCGCCGTCAGAACGACTTCTTCACGGGACTGTTCCACGACCTGCCCGAATTGCTCACCCGTGACATCATCTCTCCCGTGAAGCGTTCAGTGGAGCGTCTGCCCGAACTCATCCGCGAGTACGAAGAGCAGGAACTGGACAGGCGCGTCTTCAGGCCTCTCACCGAAGCGGGGCACGGCGCGCTTGCCGACCGCATCGGCTATTTCCTGGGCATCGAGACGGGGTCGGAGTTCGACGAGACCATCCGCGACGGCGGCAAGGTGGTCAAGGTCGACCTCGATGCGCTTCAGGGGTGGGCCAATCGTGATGCCTTCGACCCCAAGGATGGGCGGGTGCTGAAGGTGTGCGACACCATGGCGGCGTTCATCGAGGCGCATACCTCCATCCGCAACGGCATCACGTCGCCCCATCTGCAGGAGGCGCAGGCACGTTTGCGGGCTGAACACCGGAAAGTGGTGCTCGGGCCGCTGCATGTGGGCGCCTTGTTCGCCGATTTCGATTAG